Proteins encoded in a region of the Nocardia asteroides genome:
- the ftsW gene encoding putative lipid II flippase FtsW: protein MTESARRKREAVPRFWAWLARPLASFHLVVTIATLLTVLGLVMVLSASSVEAYADGGSAYSLFIQQAMFAAVGTVLFYLALRIPLRRLRQWSFPLFALSVLALLLVLIPGIGSQVQGARRWLVLGPVSVQPSEVVKVTLVVWGAHLLASRRAERASLKDILVPLVPAGLLVCLLVVLQPNLSTTIALGVVLGALLWFGGLPVRLFVTIALSGVIAAGVLALSAGYRSDRMRAFFNPGDDPQGINYQARQALYSLADGGIWGRGLGQSRAKWSYLPNSHNDFIFAIIGEELGYLGCALVLGLFALFVYTGLRIAARSVDPFLRLLTATATTWITAQALINIGYVVGLLPVTGLQLPLVSAGGSSLAITLFMFGIIASAARHEPEAVAALHAGQDGRFSRLLRLPKPEVYAPARSGSGRRGRAPRAGERGPSALPPGRRGRYGAEPPRRRSPESRGTSSARATRAWEPSYPVNHARERGRSR from the coding sequence ATGACGGAATCGGCGCGGCGCAAGCGCGAGGCGGTCCCTCGGTTCTGGGCCTGGCTGGCGCGGCCGCTCGCGTCGTTCCATCTGGTGGTCACCATCGCCACCCTGCTCACCGTGCTGGGGTTGGTGATGGTCCTGTCGGCCTCCAGCGTGGAGGCCTACGCCGACGGCGGATCGGCATACTCGCTGTTCATCCAGCAGGCCATGTTCGCCGCCGTCGGCACCGTGCTGTTCTATCTGGCGCTGCGCATTCCCCTGCGCAGGCTGCGGCAGTGGTCTTTCCCGCTGTTCGCGCTGTCGGTGCTGGCGCTGCTGCTGGTGCTGATACCCGGCATCGGTTCGCAGGTGCAGGGCGCGCGCCGCTGGCTGGTGCTCGGGCCGGTCTCGGTGCAGCCGTCGGAGGTCGTGAAGGTGACGCTGGTGGTGTGGGGCGCGCACCTGCTGGCCTCCCGCCGCGCCGAGCGCGCGAGCCTCAAGGACATCCTGGTTCCGCTGGTCCCCGCCGGTCTGCTGGTGTGCTTGCTCGTGGTGCTGCAACCGAACCTGTCCACCACCATCGCGCTGGGTGTCGTGCTCGGCGCGTTGCTGTGGTTCGGCGGCCTGCCGGTGCGCCTGTTCGTGACGATCGCACTGTCCGGCGTGATCGCCGCGGGCGTGCTAGCGCTGTCCGCCGGTTATCGCTCCGACCGGATGCGCGCGTTCTTCAACCCCGGCGATGACCCGCAGGGCATCAACTACCAGGCCCGGCAGGCGCTGTACTCGCTGGCCGACGGCGGTATCTGGGGACGCGGCCTGGGACAGAGCCGCGCCAAGTGGAGCTATCTGCCGAATTCGCACAACGACTTCATCTTCGCGATCATCGGCGAGGAACTCGGCTATCTCGGCTGCGCGCTGGTGCTCGGCCTGTTCGCGCTGTTCGTCTACACCGGCTTGCGGATCGCGGCCCGGTCGGTGGATCCGTTCCTGCGGTTGCTCACCGCGACCGCGACGACCTGGATCACCGCGCAGGCACTGATCAACATCGGCTATGTGGTCGGCCTGCTCCCGGTCACCGGGTTGCAGCTGCCGCTGGTCTCCGCGGGCGGATCGTCACTGGCCATCACGCTGTTCATGTTCGGCATCATCGCCAGCGCGGCCAGACACGAGCCGGAGGCGGTCGCGGCGCTGCACGCCGGACAGGACGGTCGTTTCAGTAGGCTGTTGCGGTTGCCCAAACCAGAGGTGTACGCACCGGCTCGGTCCGGCTCGGGCCGCCGCGGCCGGGCGCCGCGGGCGGGCGAGCGTGGACCGTCGGCACTGCCGCCCGGCAGGCGCGGGCGCTACGGCGCCGAACCGCCGCGGCGGCGTTCGCCGGAGAGCCGCGGCACCAGCTCGGCGCGCGCCACCAGGGCTTGGGAACCCAGCTATCCGGTCAACCATGCAAGAGAACGGGGAAGATCTAGGTGA
- the murD gene encoding UDP-N-acetylmuramoyl-L-alanine--D-glutamate ligase, translating to MLEFLRGRDVLVAGWGVSGRSLVEPLRDIGARPVVTDGGAAALAEAAGLGLDVATGAELENTDWSRFALVITSPGWRPDSPVLASAVAEGTPVWGDVEFAWWVDQARIYGPVRKWLVVTGTNGKTTTTQMTHAILRAAGIASVACGNIGLPILDALRRNPGPQVLAVELSSFQLHWAPSVRPEAGVVLNVAEDHLDWHGGLDAYAAAKARALVGRVGVVGLDDPVAASLARKSKARRTVGFRVGVPADGELGVVDGKLLDRAFTKAAILAEVGDISPPGPAGVADALAASALTRAIDVAPQFVREGLVEHKVGPHRAAFVRELAGVDFVDDSKATNPHAARSSILAHPQVVWVAGGQLKGAHVEDMIEEVADRLVAAVLIGADAPVFAAALARHAPDVPVVELVAGDDAGMGDAASPTAAADAVMARAVRAAAGFARRGDTVLLAPAAASLDMFTDYTHRGRSFAAAVHALEDGDIGRRL from the coding sequence ATGCTGGAATTCCTCCGCGGTCGCGACGTCCTGGTCGCGGGCTGGGGCGTGTCGGGACGCTCGCTGGTCGAACCGCTGCGCGACATCGGCGCGCGTCCGGTGGTCACCGACGGCGGCGCCGCGGCCCTGGCCGAGGCCGCAGGCCTCGGACTGGACGTGGCCACCGGCGCGGAGCTGGAGAACACCGACTGGAGCCGGTTCGCGCTGGTGATCACCAGCCCGGGCTGGCGGCCGGACTCGCCGGTGCTGGCGTCCGCGGTGGCCGAGGGCACGCCGGTGTGGGGCGATGTCGAGTTCGCTTGGTGGGTGGATCAGGCCAGGATCTACGGACCGGTCCGCAAATGGCTGGTCGTCACCGGCACCAACGGCAAGACCACCACGACCCAGATGACCCACGCGATCCTGCGCGCCGCCGGTATCGCCAGCGTCGCCTGCGGCAACATCGGCCTACCCATCCTGGACGCGCTGCGGCGTAACCCCGGCCCGCAGGTACTCGCGGTCGAGCTGTCGTCGTTCCAGCTGCACTGGGCGCCGTCGGTGCGCCCGGAGGCCGGTGTCGTCCTCAACGTCGCCGAGGATCACCTGGATTGGCACGGCGGCCTGGACGCCTACGCCGCGGCCAAGGCCAGGGCGCTGGTCGGCCGGGTCGGCGTGGTCGGCCTGGACGATCCGGTCGCGGCCTCGCTGGCGCGCAAGTCCAAGGCCCGGCGGACCGTGGGTTTCCGGGTCGGGGTGCCCGCCGACGGCGAACTCGGCGTGGTCGACGGCAAACTGCTCGACCGCGCGTTCACCAAGGCCGCGATCCTGGCCGAGGTCGGCGACATCAGCCCGCCCGGCCCCGCCGGCGTCGCGGACGCGCTGGCCGCGTCGGCCCTGACCAGGGCGATCGATGTCGCGCCGCAGTTCGTTCGGGAAGGCTTGGTCGAGCACAAGGTCGGCCCGCACCGCGCCGCGTTCGTGCGCGAACTGGCCGGAGTCGACTTCGTCGACGACTCCAAGGCCACCAATCCGCATGCCGCGCGGTCATCGATCCTGGCGCATCCACAGGTGGTCTGGGTGGCCGGTGGCCAGCTCAAGGGCGCTCACGTCGAGGACATGATCGAAGAGGTCGCCGACCGTCTGGTCGCGGCGGTGCTGATCGGCGCCGACGCGCCGGTGTTCGCGGCCGCGCTGGCGCGACACGCGCCCGATGTCCCGGTCGTCGAGCTGGTCGCGGGAGACGATGCAGGGATGGGTGACGCAGCGTCTCCGACCGCCGCGGCCGACGCCGTCATGGCGCGGGCCGTGCGCGCCGCCGCGGGCTTCGCCCGCCGCGGCGACACCGTGCTGCTGGCGCCGGCCGCCGCGTCATTGGACATGTTCACCGATTACACGCACCGGGGCCGCAGCTTCGCCGCGGCGGTGCACGCCCTGGAAGACGGTGACATCGGACGGCGGCTATGA
- the mraY gene encoding phospho-N-acetylmuramoyl-pentapeptide-transferase: protein MRQILFAAAIALTVSILLTPLLIRLFAKQGFGQEIRVDGPASHQAKRGTPTMGGVAILVGMWAGYLGSHLIGIGYHADGPSASALLVLGLATALGAVGFVDDFIKIRKQRNLGLTAAGKYLGQLSAAVIFGILALQFRGASGLTPASRHLSYVRDISTVTMGVVVFLVFVCFVVVAWSNAVNLTDGLDGLAAGSMSLVLGGYVIITFWQYYHACETKPEAGCYNVRDPLDLALVCAAGAAACVGFLWWNAAPAKIFMGDTGSLALGGLLAGLSITTRTELLMIVIGALFVAETASVVLQVAVFRTTRNRLFKMAPFHHHFELSKWAETTVIIRFWLLAAMASAVGLGLFYSEYLSAVG, encoded by the coding sequence ATGAGACAGATTCTCTTCGCCGCGGCGATCGCGCTGACGGTCTCGATCCTGCTCACCCCCTTGCTGATCCGGTTGTTCGCCAAGCAGGGTTTCGGGCAGGAGATTCGGGTCGACGGTCCCGCCAGCCACCAGGCCAAGCGCGGCACCCCGACGATGGGCGGCGTCGCGATCCTGGTCGGCATGTGGGCCGGTTACCTGGGCTCCCACCTGATCGGCATCGGCTACCACGCCGACGGGCCGTCGGCGTCGGCGTTGCTCGTGCTCGGCCTGGCCACGGCCCTGGGCGCGGTGGGTTTCGTCGACGACTTCATCAAGATCCGCAAGCAACGCAATCTGGGCCTGACCGCGGCGGGCAAGTATCTCGGCCAGCTGTCGGCGGCCGTGATCTTCGGCATTCTCGCCTTGCAGTTCCGTGGCGCGAGCGGGCTCACGCCCGCCAGCAGGCACCTGTCCTACGTGCGCGACATCAGCACGGTGACCATGGGTGTGGTCGTGTTCCTGGTGTTCGTCTGCTTCGTGGTCGTCGCCTGGTCCAACGCGGTGAACCTCACCGACGGACTCGACGGTCTGGCCGCCGGATCGATGAGTCTGGTGCTGGGCGGCTACGTGATCATCACGTTCTGGCAGTACTACCACGCCTGCGAGACCAAGCCGGAGGCCGGCTGCTACAACGTGCGCGATCCGCTGGATCTCGCCCTGGTCTGCGCCGCGGGCGCGGCGGCGTGCGTCGGGTTCCTGTGGTGGAACGCGGCCCCGGCCAAGATCTTCATGGGCGACACCGGCTCGCTGGCGCTGGGCGGCCTGCTGGCGGGCCTGTCCATCACCACCCGGACCGAGCTGCTGATGATCGTCATCGGCGCGCTGTTCGTCGCCGAGACGGCGTCGGTGGTGTTGCAGGTCGCGGTCTTCCGCACGACGCGCAACCGGTTGTTCAAGATGGCGCCGTTCCACCATCACTTCGAGCTCAGCAAATGGGCCGAGACGACGGTGATCATCAGGTTCTGGCTGCTGGCCGCGATGGCCTCCGCGGTCGGACTCGGGCTGTTCTACAGCGAATACCTCTCCGCGGTCGGGTGA
- a CDS encoding UDP-N-acetylmuramoyl-tripeptide--D-alanyl-D-alanine ligase, with amino-acid sequence MIEMTLREIAEVVGGTLHDVVDPEVRVTGAVEFDSRRIGSGDLFLALPGERSDGHDYAGAAIAAGAAAVLAARPVGVPAVVVTPSRGAVPSSSVALSHDTDGSGAAVLTALAALARASVSRLAADGGLTVVGVTGSSGKTSTKDLLAAVLAPLGAVVAPPGSFNNELGHPWTALRADAVTRFLVLELSARGPGHIAALAEVAPPSIGVVLNVGTAHLGEFGSREAIAKTKGELVEALPPTGLAVLNADDPQVAAMAARTSARVVTVGQAANADVRATDVRLDDQARAAFTVHTPAGSAPVRLAVHGEHQVGNALSAIAVALECGADLETVTAALSGARAASARRMDVRTTADGITVVNDSYNANPDSVRAALKALVSMARAAEAPRRSWAVLGEMAELGEESVIEHDAIGRLAVRLDVSRVVVVGTGRPARALHQGAVMEGSWGEESVLVPDIEAAIALLEKEVVPGDVVLVKASKSVGLWEVAEHLTDPRVVAARGGAANSGPGQDTEAAG; translated from the coding sequence GACACTGCGGGAGATCGCGGAGGTCGTCGGCGGCACGCTGCACGACGTCGTAGACCCGGAGGTGCGAGTGACCGGTGCGGTCGAATTCGACTCGCGCCGAATCGGTTCCGGCGATCTGTTCCTGGCGCTGCCGGGCGAGCGCTCCGACGGCCACGACTACGCGGGCGCGGCGATCGCCGCGGGCGCGGCGGCGGTGCTCGCGGCGCGGCCGGTGGGCGTGCCCGCCGTCGTGGTCACGCCCAGCCGCGGCGCCGTGCCGTCGAGTTCGGTTGCCCTGAGCCATGACACGGATGGCTCCGGGGCCGCTGTGCTGACCGCGCTCGCCGCGCTGGCCCGCGCCAGCGTGTCGCGTCTCGCCGCGGACGGCGGACTCACCGTCGTCGGCGTCACCGGCTCGTCCGGCAAGACCTCCACCAAGGACCTGCTGGCCGCCGTCCTCGCGCCGCTGGGCGCGGTGGTGGCCCCGCCGGGTTCGTTCAACAACGAACTCGGTCATCCGTGGACCGCGCTGCGCGCCGACGCGGTGACCCGCTTCCTGGTGCTGGAGCTGTCGGCGCGCGGGCCGGGACACATCGCCGCGCTGGCCGAGGTGGCGCCCCCGAGCATCGGTGTGGTGCTCAACGTCGGCACCGCGCATCTCGGCGAGTTCGGCAGCCGCGAGGCCATCGCGAAAACCAAGGGCGAGCTGGTCGAGGCGCTGCCACCGACCGGGCTGGCCGTGCTCAACGCCGACGATCCCCAGGTCGCGGCGATGGCCGCGCGCACGTCGGCGCGGGTGGTGACGGTCGGGCAGGCCGCGAACGCCGACGTGCGGGCCACCGACGTCCGGCTCGACGACCAGGCCAGGGCCGCGTTCACCGTGCACACGCCCGCGGGCAGCGCCCCGGTGCGGCTGGCCGTGCACGGCGAGCACCAGGTCGGCAACGCGCTGTCGGCGATCGCGGTCGCGCTGGAATGCGGCGCCGACCTCGAGACCGTGACCGCGGCGCTGTCCGGTGCGCGCGCCGCGTCCGCGCGACGGATGGACGTGCGGACCACCGCGGACGGGATCACCGTCGTCAACGACTCCTACAACGCCAATCCGGACTCCGTCCGCGCCGCGCTCAAAGCGCTGGTCAGCATGGCCCGCGCGGCCGAGGCGCCGCGGCGCAGCTGGGCGGTGCTCGGCGAGATGGCCGAACTCGGCGAGGAATCGGTCATCGAACACGACGCCATCGGGCGGCTCGCGGTGCGGTTGGACGTCAGCCGGGTCGTGGTCGTCGGTACGGGAAGACCGGCCCGCGCGCTGCATCAAGGGGCGGTGATGGAAGGGTCGTGGGGCGAGGAATCGGTCCTCGTACCGGACATCGAGGCGGCGATCGCACTGCTGGAGAAGGAAGTCGTCCCTGGCGACGTGGTGCTGGTCAAGGCATCGAAGTCGGTCGGCCTATGGGAGGTCGCCGAGCATCTGACCGACCCGCGAGTCGTGGCCGCACGCGGCGGCGCGGCGAACAGCGGGCCGGGACAGGACACGGAGGCAGCAGGATGA